A region of Panicum virgatum strain AP13 chromosome 8N, P.virgatum_v5, whole genome shotgun sequence DNA encodes the following proteins:
- the LOC120685008 gene encoding uncharacterized protein LOC120685008, giving the protein MTPTICNIAVGRTLVDGGAGLNLLSPEVFRRMQIGERKLTPSALLCGVTDGKTVPLGQIELPITFGGRDNFRPENITFDVAHFDLLYNAILGRPALAKFMATVHYANNTLKLLGPAGVISIKADVKGSVHCVERLYEVVATASSDDVEHPEPSTHPSTKQRLSPDSCALTKTICLGDDTEKTVTIGAELGDK; this is encoded by the coding sequence ATGACGCCCACCATTTGCAACATCGCGGTTGGCAGGACCCTGGTGGACGGCGGAGCAGGCCTCAACCTGCTGTCGCCAGAAGTGTTTCGCAGGATGCAGATCGGGGAGCGCAAGCTCACCCCTTCTGCCCTGCTCTGCGGTGTGACCGACGGGAAGACCGTCCCGTTGGGGCAGATCGAGCTGCCTATCACATTCGGCGGAAGGGACAACTTCCGCCCGGAGAACATCACGTTCGACGTGGCGCATTTCGACCTCCTCTACAACGCCATACTTGGGCGCCCAGCactcgccaagttcatggccacgGTCCACTACGCCAACAACACCCTCAAGCTCCTCGGCCCGGCCGGGGTCATCTCCATCAAGGCTGACGTGAAGGGCTCGGTGCACTGCGTCGAGCGGCTCTATGAGGTGGTGGCGACCGCGTCTTCCGACGACGTGGAACACCCCGAGCCGTCCACCCATCCGTCGACGAAGCAGCGTCTATCTCCCGACAGCTGCGCCCTCACCAAGACGATCTGTCTTGGGGACGACACCGAGAAGACTGTCACCATAGGGGCAGAGCTAGGGGACAAATAG